In the Populus trichocarpa isolate Nisqually-1 chromosome 1, P.trichocarpa_v4.1, whole genome shotgun sequence genome, one interval contains:
- the LOC7460559 gene encoding uncharacterized protein LOC7460559 isoform X3, protein MAQVTSLRQELQMLASSRPVTIVTASGTGANKYGVVVVVIVVGYGYVWWKGWKLPDMMFATRRSLSDACTSIGQQLENVYGSIRSTRRHLSSKIDGVDTNLNAIAELTASTQERVTELREDSSKIGNDVRYVRDAVETLELKISRIEGKQDLTTLGVKRLCDYASSLENNLLEENVQTSASSSRLAFSSKAGALPAPSSEPSTPSSEPSTPSALNGSQEVQRLPRNAASASSQKGSTGISGVAEVASSLGISNGIHTPEETSNGTSWFKPAFLMRTRSAINSVVQQTSSSKQQS, encoded by the exons ATGGCTCAG GTAACCAGCCTTCGACAAGAGCTGCAAATGTTGGCATCAAGTAGACCAGTCACAATTGTAACTGCAAGTGGGACAG GTGCTAATAAATATGGTGTAGTTGTTGTGGTGATAGTTGTTGGATATGGCTATGTTTGGTGGAAG GGTTGGAAACTTCCTGATATGATGTTTGCAACCAGGCGTAGTTTATCTGATGCTTGCACTTCTATAGGCCAACAACTAGAGAATGTTTATGGGTCAATCCGG AGTACCAGGAGGCATTTATCTTCAAAGATCGATGGTGTGGACACAAATTTGAATGCCATTGCAGAACTGACAGCCAGTACTCAAGAAAGG GTTACTGAATTGCGAGAAGATTCAAGTAAGATCGGCAATGATGTTCGATATGTCCGTGATGCTGTTGAAACATTG gaACTAAAAATTAGCAGAATTGAAGGGAAACAG GATTTGACAACCCTAGGAGTAAAGAGGCTGTGTGACTATGCCTCCAGTTTGGAAAACAACTTACTTGAAGAGAATGTCCAG ACTTCAGCTTCCAGTTCACGGCTAGCATTCTCATCAAAG GCTGGGGCATTACCTGCTCCATCAAGTGAACCATCAACTCCATCAAGTGAACCATCAACTCCTTCTGCCTTGAATGGATCTCAAGAG GTTCAAAGGCTCCCTCGCAATGCTGCATCAGCCTCCAGCCAGAAG GGAAGTACTGGGATTTCAGGAGTGGCTGAGGTTGCTAGCAGCCTTGGGATTTCAAATGGTATCCATACACCAGAAGAAACAAGTAATGGAACAAGTTGGTTTAAACCGGCATTTCTTATGAGAACCCGCAGCGCAATAAACAGTGTAGTGCAACAAACAAGTTCAAGTAAACAGCAATCATGA
- the LOC7460559 gene encoding uncharacterized protein LOC7460559 isoform X2, with amino-acid sequence MCFRLKCLLEIESTRLHVLQVTSLRQELQMLASSRPVTIVTASGTGANKYGVVVVVIVVGYGYVWWKGWKLPDMMFATRRSLSDACTSIGQQLENVYGSIRSTRRHLSSKIDGVDTNLNAIAELTASTQERVTELREDSSKIGNDVRYVRDAVETLELKISRIEGKQDLTTLGVKRLCDYASSLENNLLEENVQTSASSSRLAFSSKAGALPAPSSEPSTPSSEPSTPSALNGSQEVQRLPRNAASASSQKGSTGISGVAEVASSLGISNGIHTPEETSNGTSWFKPAFLMRTRSAINSVVQQTSSSKQQS; translated from the exons ATGTGCTTTAGGTTGAAGTGTCTGTTAGAGATTGAGAGTACTAGATTACATGTTTTACAGGTAACCAGCCTTCGACAAGAGCTGCAAATGTTGGCATCAAGTAGACCAGTCACAATTGTAACTGCAAGTGGGACAG GTGCTAATAAATATGGTGTAGTTGTTGTGGTGATAGTTGTTGGATATGGCTATGTTTGGTGGAAG GGTTGGAAACTTCCTGATATGATGTTTGCAACCAGGCGTAGTTTATCTGATGCTTGCACTTCTATAGGCCAACAACTAGAGAATGTTTATGGGTCAATCCGG AGTACCAGGAGGCATTTATCTTCAAAGATCGATGGTGTGGACACAAATTTGAATGCCATTGCAGAACTGACAGCCAGTACTCAAGAAAGG GTTACTGAATTGCGAGAAGATTCAAGTAAGATCGGCAATGATGTTCGATATGTCCGTGATGCTGTTGAAACATTG gaACTAAAAATTAGCAGAATTGAAGGGAAACAG GATTTGACAACCCTAGGAGTAAAGAGGCTGTGTGACTATGCCTCCAGTTTGGAAAACAACTTACTTGAAGAGAATGTCCAG ACTTCAGCTTCCAGTTCACGGCTAGCATTCTCATCAAAG GCTGGGGCATTACCTGCTCCATCAAGTGAACCATCAACTCCATCAAGTGAACCATCAACTCCTTCTGCCTTGAATGGATCTCAAGAG GTTCAAAGGCTCCCTCGCAATGCTGCATCAGCCTCCAGCCAGAAG GGAAGTACTGGGATTTCAGGAGTGGCTGAGGTTGCTAGCAGCCTTGGGATTTCAAATGGTATCCATACACCAGAAGAAACAAGTAATGGAACAAGTTGGTTTAAACCGGCATTTCTTATGAGAACCCGCAGCGCAATAAACAGTGTAGTGCAACAAACAAGTTCAAGTAAACAGCAATCATGA
- the LOC7460559 gene encoding uncharacterized protein LOC7460559 isoform X4: MVTSLRQELQMLASSRPVTIVTASGTGANKYGVVVVVIVVGYGYVWWKGWKLPDMMFATRRSLSDACTSIGQQLENVYGSIRSTRRHLSSKIDGVDTNLNAIAELTASTQERVTELREDSSKIGNDVRYVRDAVETLELKISRIEGKQDLTTLGVKRLCDYASSLENNLLEENVQTSASSSRLAFSSKAGALPAPSSEPSTPSSEPSTPSALNGSQEVQRLPRNAASASSQKGSTGISGVAEVASSLGISNGIHTPEETSNGTSWFKPAFLMRTRSAINSVVQQTSSSKQQS, encoded by the exons ATG GTAACCAGCCTTCGACAAGAGCTGCAAATGTTGGCATCAAGTAGACCAGTCACAATTGTAACTGCAAGTGGGACAG GTGCTAATAAATATGGTGTAGTTGTTGTGGTGATAGTTGTTGGATATGGCTATGTTTGGTGGAAG GGTTGGAAACTTCCTGATATGATGTTTGCAACCAGGCGTAGTTTATCTGATGCTTGCACTTCTATAGGCCAACAACTAGAGAATGTTTATGGGTCAATCCGG AGTACCAGGAGGCATTTATCTTCAAAGATCGATGGTGTGGACACAAATTTGAATGCCATTGCAGAACTGACAGCCAGTACTCAAGAAAGG GTTACTGAATTGCGAGAAGATTCAAGTAAGATCGGCAATGATGTTCGATATGTCCGTGATGCTGTTGAAACATTG gaACTAAAAATTAGCAGAATTGAAGGGAAACAG GATTTGACAACCCTAGGAGTAAAGAGGCTGTGTGACTATGCCTCCAGTTTGGAAAACAACTTACTTGAAGAGAATGTCCAG ACTTCAGCTTCCAGTTCACGGCTAGCATTCTCATCAAAG GCTGGGGCATTACCTGCTCCATCAAGTGAACCATCAACTCCATCAAGTGAACCATCAACTCCTTCTGCCTTGAATGGATCTCAAGAG GTTCAAAGGCTCCCTCGCAATGCTGCATCAGCCTCCAGCCAGAAG GGAAGTACTGGGATTTCAGGAGTGGCTGAGGTTGCTAGCAGCCTTGGGATTTCAAATGGTATCCATACACCAGAAGAAACAAGTAATGGAACAAGTTGGTTTAAACCGGCATTTCTTATGAGAACCCGCAGCGCAATAAACAGTGTAGTGCAACAAACAAGTTCAAGTAAACAGCAATCATGA
- the LOC7460559 gene encoding uncharacterized protein LOC7460559 isoform X1, giving the protein MAIPLGKLTILVGAGILGSVLAKEGRMPDVSSFVSGAFKIALRQLKRDDSTSSVSKSSKPPNDSLMAQVTSLRQELQMLASSRPVTIVTASGTGANKYGVVVVVIVVGYGYVWWKGWKLPDMMFATRRSLSDACTSIGQQLENVYGSIRSTRRHLSSKIDGVDTNLNAIAELTASTQERVTELREDSSKIGNDVRYVRDAVETLELKISRIEGKQDLTTLGVKRLCDYASSLENNLLEENVQTSASSSRLAFSSKAGALPAPSSEPSTPSSEPSTPSALNGSQEVQRLPRNAASASSQKGSTGISGVAEVASSLGISNGIHTPEETSNGTSWFKPAFLMRTRSAINSVVQQTSSSKQQS; this is encoded by the exons ATGGCTATTCCTCTCGGCAAGCTAACTATTCTCGTCGGTGCAG GTATTCTTGGCTCAGTTCTTGCGAAAGAGGGGCGCATGCCTGATGTTTCTAGTTTTGTTTCAGGAGCTTTCAAG ATTGCTCTCAGGCAACTTAAACGAGATGATTCTACTTCATCAGTTAGCAAGTCTAGCAAGCCTCCAAATGACTCTTTGATGGCTCAG GTAACCAGCCTTCGACAAGAGCTGCAAATGTTGGCATCAAGTAGACCAGTCACAATTGTAACTGCAAGTGGGACAG GTGCTAATAAATATGGTGTAGTTGTTGTGGTGATAGTTGTTGGATATGGCTATGTTTGGTGGAAG GGTTGGAAACTTCCTGATATGATGTTTGCAACCAGGCGTAGTTTATCTGATGCTTGCACTTCTATAGGCCAACAACTAGAGAATGTTTATGGGTCAATCCGG AGTACCAGGAGGCATTTATCTTCAAAGATCGATGGTGTGGACACAAATTTGAATGCCATTGCAGAACTGACAGCCAGTACTCAAGAAAGG GTTACTGAATTGCGAGAAGATTCAAGTAAGATCGGCAATGATGTTCGATATGTCCGTGATGCTGTTGAAACATTG gaACTAAAAATTAGCAGAATTGAAGGGAAACAG GATTTGACAACCCTAGGAGTAAAGAGGCTGTGTGACTATGCCTCCAGTTTGGAAAACAACTTACTTGAAGAGAATGTCCAG ACTTCAGCTTCCAGTTCACGGCTAGCATTCTCATCAAAG GCTGGGGCATTACCTGCTCCATCAAGTGAACCATCAACTCCATCAAGTGAACCATCAACTCCTTCTGCCTTGAATGGATCTCAAGAG GTTCAAAGGCTCCCTCGCAATGCTGCATCAGCCTCCAGCCAGAAG GGAAGTACTGGGATTTCAGGAGTGGCTGAGGTTGCTAGCAGCCTTGGGATTTCAAATGGTATCCATACACCAGAAGAAACAAGTAATGGAACAAGTTGGTTTAAACCGGCATTTCTTATGAGAACCCGCAGCGCAATAAACAGTGTAGTGCAACAAACAAGTTCAAGTAAACAGCAATCATGA